The following is a genomic window from Acidobacteriota bacterium.
CGATCTACGAGCAGCTTGCCGGCATGTTCCGCGAGTGAGTCCAGAAGACTGCGAGCGTCACATCCTCGCGGCCCAGGCCGCACCGCACGCGCGTCCGCCCGGCCTCATCGTGCCGGCGGCTTGGCGTCGGGGCATCTGACGTTTCCTTTTCAGAAGGGAATGAAACATGCTATAGTTTCCTCGTGGATAAGGAAACTCTGAAATACGTCCTGGCCCAATCCACCACGCGGCCGTTGCCGCCGGCTACACCTCGGACGCTGGAGTTGCCGCTGGACTCGGGCAAGGTCGTCGCGCTTATCGGCATCCGGCGCACCGGCAAGACCTATCTGCTCTATGAGACGATGCGGCGGCTGGAGGCCCAAGGGGTGGGTCGGCGTCAGATGGTGTACCTCAACTTCGAGGACGACCGCCTCCTGCCCATTCAGGTCCGTGAACTCGACTTGATTCTGCGGGCGCACGAAGAACTGTACCCCGAGGTGTCGGGCCAAAGGAAATACCTGTTCTTCGATGAAGTGCAGAACGTCCCTTCATGGGAGACTTACCTGCGGCGTCTGCATGACACCGAGGATGCCCGCCTGTTCGTCACCGGGTCCTCCTCGCACCTGCTGTCGCGTGAACTCGCCACCGGACTGCGCGGACGAAGCGTGTCCTTCGAGGTGTTTCCGCTGTCGTTCGCCGAGTTCCTGAGATTCCGCAGACTGGAGCACAAGCCGTATTCGCGGACATCCGAAAGCCGCATGGCTTCGGCGTTGGAGGAGTATCTGAAGACGGGCGGCTTACCGGAAGTCGTCCTCGCCGACGAGTCGATGCGACCGCGCATCCTGAAGGAGTACGTAGACCTGGTGTTCTACCGGGACGTGGTGGAGCGCTACGGGGTAGGCAATCTGCTCGTGATGCGGATGCTGCTCCGTCATTGCCTGGGCCATCCAGCGGCGCTCTTCAATGTCCACAAGCTTTACCAGGACTTTCGCTCCCAGGGGCTGGCGCTGTCAAAGGACACCCTCTACAACTACCTCGGCTATCTCGAGCAGTCGTTTGTCGTCTTCCCGCTGCCGGTGGCCGAACGTTCGTTGCGGAAGCAGGCGGTGAACCCGAAGAAACTCCATGCGATCGATTGGGCGCTGGCGTATCCATTTGTCGCGGAACCCAGCATCGATGTGGGTAAGAAACTGGAGACGGCCGTATTCCTGCACTGGCGTCGCAAGCGCGAGGACTTGGGCTATCTGGCTGGGGATCGTGAGGTTGACCTGGTCGTGAACCGGGACCGTCCCGAGCACCTGATCAACGTGGCCTGCTCTGTTTCGGCGTCACAGACGTGGGGGCGCGAGATCGCCGCGCTGGAGGCCGCTGCGGTGCGGTTCCCGCGTGCGAAACGCGTGCTGGTGACGCACGAACACACGACGCGCAAACCACCAGCCGGCATCCAGATGACCGATGCCTGGCGCTATCTGCTGGCCAACCCGAAAACAGGCGCCTGACGACAGGCTCCATGTCCCAAGCGAGGCCCGGCTCGGATCTGCCACGCACTCACAACAGCGGGCTCAGCGACGTGGCGGTCGTATAGCTACTTTCGAAACCGCGTCCGCGAAGTTGAGCTCGGTCGTCGTCCTGGGGCGCTGAGCGGCGCGCGTTGGCCTCAGCCGCAGTGACTGAATGTGATGCGCGGCGAATCTCGCGGCGAGTGATGCCCAATTCGCGCCTGTTCTCTTCATTTCCGCTTGCTCGTGCCTGACCCGATCCCCCTCGTCGATTCCCACCGCCGTATCCTCTCGATACGAGGTTGCAATGGCGAGCCTGTGGATGCGCGGGGAAACGGGAAAAAAAGTCGAGGTGCCGATCGGCGGCCGGACGGTCGCGCTGACCGCCGGGCCGGGTGTGGCAACAGCCGCGCCGAGCGCGGGAACAACGCTCATTCGCGCCGGCGCCGAGCCCTCCTCGCCCTGGGTGCTCATCGCTGACCATGCCGTTCACGCGACCGTCAACGGCGAGCCGATCCCCACAGGCATCCGCGTCCTCGACAGCCGCGACGAGATCCGGTGCGGGCCAACCGCGGCGGTGTTCACCGACGAGCACCACGCGCGCGTCGAGCCGTTCCCCGGCGCCGCGAACCCGGTGCGCTGCGCCCGCTGCACGTGCGACATCGCACCCGCCAGCCCGGCAATCCGCTGTCCGGTCTGCAACAGCTGGTACCACCAGCAGGAACACGGCGACTTCCCGTGCTGGACGGCCGTGCCGTTCTGCCAGGCGTGCGGCTGCGCCACCACGACCGACGGCGACGGCTGGGAGCCGGAGGAGTTCTGATATGGGGCGCACCGTTGTCGTCGTTGGCCTCGGCAACATCGGCTCACAGGTGGCACCTCACCTCGCCCGCATGCGGACTATCGGCCGCGTCGTCCTGATCGACCACGGGAAGTACGACGAGACGAACGTCGAGACGCAGGCGATCACGCCCGGCGAGGTGGGCAGAGGCAAGGCACAGGTTCAGGGGCTTCGGCTGAAGAGGATTAACCCCGCGCTCGAGGTGACGAGCATCTCCGCGCCGGTCGAAGCGGTGCCGCTCGGCCGGCTGCGCGCGGACGCGATCCTGGCGTGTGTGGACAGTCGCGCGGCTCGCCAGTACCTGAACCAGGCCGCGCGGCACCTTGGCGTGACGCTTGTCGACTCGGGCGTCCAGGCCGACAGCTCGCTCGCGCGGGTCTCTATCTTTCGTAGCGCGCCGGAGTGCGCGTGCCTCGAGTGCGGATGGGACCAGACGGACTACGACGCGATCGAGCAGACCTACCCCTGTCAGCCCGAAGGCCAGACACCGGCGCCCACGAACGCGCCGGCGCAGTTGGGAGCATTCGCGGCGGCCGTGCAGGCGATCGAGCTACAGCGCCTCTTTGCGGGGGATGCGAACGGCGACCTCGGCAGCCACGAGATCGTCATCGACGCCGCGTCGCACCGGCAGTTCGTGACGAAGTTCGTTCGGCGGAGCGGCTGCCGGCTGGCCGAGCACGGCGCGTGGGAGATCCGCACGCTCAATCGCTGGCCGGAGGACCTCACGCTCGCACAGGCACTGGCGCTCGGCGGAGTGGGCGCGGCGCACCACACCTTGCTTCGGGTCGAGAGCACACCGTTTGTGACGAAGCTCACCTGCCTGGGCTGCGGCGCCGCGAAACCGCTGCTGCGCCTGCGCCGGTCGCTCACCGACCGCGAGCGCACGTGCACGTTGTGCCGCAACCGGATGGAGGCGCTCGGCCAGGACATCGCCGACCGGCTCTGCGGCGACGCGTTGCCTGCTGACGCTGCGGCCCGCACGCTGCGCAGTCTGGGCCTCGATCCGGGCGACATCTTCAGCGTGAGCCGCGCCGGGCACACGCGGTTCTACGAACTCAGCGGTGCGACATCAACCCGGGGCGCGCGGTAGGAGGAGCATCGTGACCGACAAGATTCTCGCGGCGTTCCTGGCGCGGCAATACGAAGACGGGATGGCCCTCGCGCGCGACAGCGATCTCGTGGAACTCCTGCCGATCGGCACGCCGCCGGTGCAGCGCTACGTGGCGCGCTTCCACTGCACGGGGCTCTGCCGCACGCCGGCCGGCGACATCATGGAGATGCAGGGCGCGGAAGTCGGTATCTTCTTCCCGGACGACTACCTGCGCCGCACCGACCCGTACCAGATCCTGATCTGGCTGGGCCCGCCGGACACGTGGCACCCGAACATCTCGAACCGCGCGCCGCTGGTGTGCCTTGGGCGGCTCGGCCCGGGCACGCGTCTCGTGGAGATCCTCTACCAGCTGTACGAGGTCATCACGTACCAGCGCTACGCCACGCACGACGCGCTCAACCAGGACGCGGCCGCCTGGGCGCGCCAGAACCAGGATCGGTTCCCGGTCGACGCCCGTCCGCTGAAGCGCCGGTCGCTGCAGCTCAGGATCGAGACGCAGCCGGCCACTGGAGCCGCGTCATGACGCCGCAGATCGCCGTGCGCGACGAGCAGCGGCTCGACATCGCCGTGGATCGCGAATACGACTGGCTCGTGCTCAGCGCAGACCTGCCCGATGCCACGCGTAGCCGGGCGCCGTGGGACGCGCTGCAGGGCACCGCCGCGTCGCCCGGGTCCGCAAAGCTCGTCATCGCGCCGGCAGCGCGGACCATCGGCCTGCGCGCTGATGTCCCGGCAGAGGACGGGATCGATGTCGTGGCGCGGACGCGCGAGGCGCGCGAAGGGATGAACAGGCTCGCCGCGGGCGCGGACGACGGGGCTGACCGCCTCCGCCAAGGCTACGGCGGTCCGCCGAAGCTCTACGCGAGGGCGGAAGTTCCGTCCTACAGCAGCACCGACAGCCGCGCTGGAGAGAGCGGCCGCACCGCAGAGGCGGACCAAGCCCCGGAGATTGACCTCGGTGCGTTGGCGGCCGAGGCGGGCTGGGCGTTCGTGCAGCGCGCCTCGGGGCGCCTCGCAATCGACCTCGGCGTTCCGGGCCAGTTCCACCAGGCGATTGTCGAGCCCCGAAACGCGGGCGGATGCCGCGCCCGGGTCGAGCTCGCGCGGCTGGGCGATGCGGCCGACGACACGCGCACCGCCATTGCCGTCCTGCTGCTGACGCTCGCGTATGTGGTCCGCTTCGTCCGGGCCGGCGCCGAGCCGCGCGACGGCACAACCTCGGTTTTTGTGGAGGCGGATATTGAGCACGCTGCCACGGCGCCCGAGCTGCATCACGCGCTCTCGGCCTTGTCGGTCGCCTGCCGCATGGCCGGGCGCGAGGTGAAGGCGCTCATGGACCCGGATGTCGCACACACGTACCTGGCGGCCCGCGGGTGGGCCGTCTCATGCACACGGTGACACACAACACAGGAGAGACACATGCAAAACGCAGCTGCAACCGCACGCACCGCGATCGATGACCTGCAAGTGAGCGACGTGACAGGTCAGAAGCTCAGGAGCGTCGGCAACGTGCCGGTCGATTGCACCGTCGGCGAACTGATCCAGGGAGTACTGGGCGACATGAAGCTGCCGAAGAACGACGGCGCTGGCCGCCCGCT
Proteins encoded in this region:
- a CDS encoding ATP-binding protein, encoding MDKETLKYVLAQSTTRPLPPATPRTLELPLDSGKVVALIGIRRTGKTYLLYETMRRLEAQGVGRRQMVYLNFEDDRLLPIQVRELDLILRAHEELYPEVSGQRKYLFFDEVQNVPSWETYLRRLHDTEDARLFVTGSSSHLLSRELATGLRGRSVSFEVFPLSFAEFLRFRRLEHKPYSRTSESRMASALEEYLKTGGLPEVVLADESMRPRILKEYVDLVFYRDVVERYGVGNLLVMRMLLRHCLGHPAALFNVHKLYQDFRSQGLALSKDTLYNYLGYLEQSFVVFPLPVAERSLRKQAVNPKKLHAIDWALAYPFVAEPSIDVGKKLETAVFLHWRRKREDLGYLAGDREVDLVVNRDRPEHLINVACSVSASQTWGREIAALEAAAVRFPRAKRVLVTHEHTTRKPPAGIQMTDAWRYLLANPKTGA
- a CDS encoding ThiF family adenylyltransferase, whose product is MGRTVVVVGLGNIGSQVAPHLARMRTIGRVVLIDHGKYDETNVETQAITPGEVGRGKAQVQGLRLKRINPALEVTSISAPVEAVPLGRLRADAILACVDSRAARQYLNQAARHLGVTLVDSGVQADSSLARVSIFRSAPECACLECGWDQTDYDAIEQTYPCQPEGQTPAPTNAPAQLGAFAAAVQAIELQRLFAGDANGDLGSHEIVIDAASHRQFVTKFVRRSGCRLAEHGAWEIRTLNRWPEDLTLAQALALGGVGAAHHTLLRVESTPFVTKLTCLGCGAAKPLLRLRRSLTDRERTCTLCRNRMEALGQDIADRLCGDALPADAAARTLRSLGLDPGDIFSVSRAGHTRFYELSGATSTRGAR